Proteins from a single region of Scatophagus argus isolate fScaArg1 chromosome 23, fScaArg1.pri, whole genome shotgun sequence:
- the bmp15 gene encoding bone morphogenetic protein 15 yields MRATGSKRSFLRVCVLVFLLCSTCTGVVSGRKMSSHHQTTLKRSRRSQQSARHKGAHHRPLTDEQKADQNLQFMLSLYQSAAEPDGRPKQHRKFGSNTVRLLRPSASSVHYLPASRDHHYSFTVQYNLDTLPSEQLIRASFIHLRSSSTSSSSAAQAPEPPLCRAQITSLGKESLVTLEPHERWTETDITAHVQQGKTRGPGSHLTLTALYWCTELGHAEEDSSLSRWWTRLRGKKRWRGEPHLQVPSLLLYVEEEREVKDWMGDLLGTEGEDIMRRVGQWHSSARLRRSKDLSNSEPKDPSLDVLKNAPTSSSSSSSSSSSSSSSLSNSPAASIISEIPNYKRKTSTPKNRCKLHSFRLSFDELGWGHYFIAPPVYNPRFCQGNCPRVLHYGYHSPNHAIIQTVINDLGVGDVPPPSCVPYKYMPMSVLVVHKKKVEYRELEDMVAESCTCR; encoded by the exons ATGAGGGCGACTGGCTCCAAACGCAGCTTCCTGCGTGTCTGCGTCCTGGTCTTCCTGTTGTGCTCCACCTGCACCGGAGTCGTGTCCGGGCGGAAAATGTCCTCTCATCACCAAACCACGCTGAAGCGCAGCCGTCGAAGTCAGCAGAGCGCAAGGCACAAAGGCGCGCACCACCGGCCGCTGACGGACGAGCAGAAAGCGGACCAGAACCTGCAGTTCATGTTGAGTTTGTACCAGAGCGCAGCCGAACCGGACGGCAGGCCCAAACAGCACCGGAAGTTCGGCTCCAACACGGTGCGTCTGCTGAGGCCGTCGGCGTCGTCGGTGCACTACCTGCCAGCGTCCAGAG ACCACCACTACAGCTTCACAGTGCAGTACAACCTGGACACTCTTCCCTCGGAGCAGCTGATCAGAGCCTCCTTCATCCACCTCCGCTCTTCATCCACTTCCTCCTCAAGCGCCGCCCAGGCCCCTGAGCCCCCCCTCTGCAGGGCTCAGATCACCTCACTGGGCAAAGAGAGTCTGGTCACCCTGGAGCCCCACGAGCGGTGGACGGAGACGGATATCACCGCGCACGTCCAGCAGGGGAAGACCCGGGGCCCGGGCAGCCACTTGACCCTCACTGCCCTGTACTGGTGCACGGAGCTCGGGCACGCCGAAGAGGACAGCAGTCTCTCGCGGTGGTGGACTCGTCTTCGAGGAAAGAAGAGGTGGAGAGGTGAGCCTCACCTCCAAGTCCCGTCTCTTCTTTTAtatgtggaggaggagagggaagtgAAGGACTGGATGGGGGACTTGCTGGGGACTGAAGGGGAGGACATCATGAGGCGAGTGGGGCAGTGGCATTCTTCAGCTCGCCTCCGCCGCTCCAAGGACCTTTCAAATTCAGAGCCCAAAGATCCTTCGCTGGATGTTCTGAAAAACGCCCCTacttcctcctcgtcctcctcctcctcttcttcctcctcctcctcttctctttccaaCTCGCCCGCTGCCTCCATCATCTCCGAGATCCCCAACTACAAACGCAAAACCAGCACGCCCAAGAACCGCTGCAAGCTCCACTCGTTCCGCCTGTCCTTCGACGAGCTCGGCTGGGGTCACTACTTCATCGCGCCGCCCGTGTACAACCCTCGCTTCTGCCAGGGCAACTGCCCGCGGGTTCTCCACTACGGATACCACTCCCCCAACCACGCCATCATCCAGACGGTCATCAACGACCTCGGCGTCGGGGACGTTCCTCCTCCGTCCTGCGTGCCTTACAAGTACATGCCCATGAGCGTGCTGGTCGTGCACAAGAAGAAGGTGGAGTACAGGGAGCTGGAGGACATGGTGGCCGAGTCGTGCACGTGTCGCTAA